GTAATGTCAGCAAGACACAAATACACATGGGAAACATCAAGCATGCAAACTCCTACATGTAAGTTGTCTGTAGATTTGCACTTCAGTGCAGGCCCCTTTGAATACAGTTTGCATGCAGCTTTTACATCAAATTGAGCAAAAACCTCAGTGAGTATGACTGAAATCAGTCCAGTGAAGGTACAGCAAGCTGCTTTACTTTAACAGATAGTGTTCCTTgtttaattcccattttcaTGTTATATACCTGCAAAATGCCAATCAAGTGAGACAAAATCCCATAGAAAGACAGCTTCAAGAATTATCTAAGCTGTTTGAGGGCTGATAACTCCAGACAGTACTTGATGTTAGCCCATAGTTTTCTTGTCTCGTATGCTCAGGCAGTGAATATTCTATAACTTTGTGCAGCTGACTGCGAATGCTGTGGCTTAAAAACTGATGCCTGCCAGGGTCACCAATCAGCACTTCAGTCTGATAAATCCTGATGCACTTCTGCAGCCAGTGATGCAGACCATCAGCAAGTTGTTCATCATAAAACATATCTCCTAGAACTATGAGGTCCCAGTTGCCAGCCTCTGAATTAATGATGTTCTTAATGGTGATGGGGAAGGGATTCAGGTGGTTCAGTTCACAGTTCAAGATCATTGCCATTCCTGCAACTGAAGAAAAGtcaaaggaaaattaaagttACATTTTAGGATTTTGCCATTCAGCTCTCTTACATATTTCTGTGACACATCTTTCAATTTCATCTCTTAAATGTTGTTGTTCATCCTATCTAGGGGGCTTCCACAGTTTTTATTATGAGTCAAAATCTAGCATGAAGTGATGAAATTTTATCCTCATTACACCATgacacagggaagaatttttcctaGAATGAATACCAGTGGAAACCAATCGTGGAATTGAAGAAGAATATAATAACTGCCTTAATCTATGGATATACTTCCTTCCTAACTAATGAGTAATTAAATTATGAATAAACTGTATTTGTAAGTCAATTATGGAAAGACAAAGCCTAGAGGAAAAAGGCAAAATCTAGGCCCTGATATACATGAAAGTACAGGAAAATGCTGTGGTCCCACAGAGAAGCCAACTTGCTGCTTGTGCTTGGAGTTCTCATCCAAACCAGCTGTGATGGTGTACAGGCAAAACTGGACAGAAAGTTTGCTGTTTGTTCTAAGGAGCTATGGAGATATATCTGGGCCAAGAGAGGCTGGTACAACCCAGCTTCCAGTACTGGCAAAACCCATTCCTCTTTTTAGCATTCTTAGGATTCTCTTTGGAACTTGAATTTCTCCCAAATGGAGCAAAGAAAAGTGTtaaaggtgttttaaaaattagtaCGTCTTTacacagagatgaaaaaaagCCTTACTAGGGTCAATGTCATTGGCAAGGACTTGGGATGCACCGCTCATCACAGCAGCTATTGCTGTTGCTCCACATCCACTTCCAAGATCCAGAACTGATCTCCCTTTAACCACTTGTGGATTATCTAAAATAtacctgaaaaaaacaaaaagctgtTAAAGCAGTGAACAAGATCATGCAAATTTCTCAGGTTAACATTACACTGCATAAGAGTTTCTTGCCAAACATGCAATGAAGTGTGGTACCTTAACACTATTCCACATGTGCAGCTGCCACAAAACTCCTTATTTGTCTCAGATGATATAAAAATCAAGAACCATAATTTTTCTCCCTTAGTGTCCTCCCCAACccataaacaaaaacaaattcaGCCAAGTAAGCAACATTTTATGTCAATCAGCTCCTTCTCTGACAGGTGAGCTTATCTGTTAAGTAGACACAAACTGGTAAGTAGAATTCTAGGTAACTAGAATTCATCAGAATGCATGAGAAATACTGAAGCAAGGATTTGTAGAAATTAAAAGCAATCTGACTGAACAAACATGATGTGTTCACAGTGAACATGGTGTCCACCCACCAATCTGAAATACTGCTCATGCAACTGCTTGAAAGAAGAggaatttctcctctttcttttcctgagcCATGCAGATAGAGATGCAAATACTTTGAGACTGCTTAGTGTTGTTCCTGAGTAGCAATGAGAAAAAGAATAGAGCTGTGGTGAGCAGAAAGGGTATCTTCATCTAATTGCTGACACCTGCCAAGAGAAATCCTGAAAAACCTTTAGGCTGGAAGTGGAGAACTGACAGAAGGCAAGTAGCAGTTACTGTTAAATACTATGAATCACATTATAACCATTGCAGAGGGTTCAAAACTTTAACAATTGCCTTGAAATTCAATTTGCTGCAAAGGGGAAAGCCCCAGGTGTCAGGGAGGAGAGCCCTGGGTGAAATGAATTACTGCAAATTGCCATAATTTTACTACCAATTTCCATAACTTCTTGTGAAGTAGAAATAAGAAGGGATTCTACATTTGTGTTATCTTCTGACAGGGAGAGTGATGCCTGACTCTTCACAGAGGGCTAGAGGTAAGCATAGCTTTTGCAGGGGGACTCCAGTGCAGATAACTGCAACAGAAATGTTAAGACTGGTGTACAGTGAGAATGGATAGATGGAAATGTCTGGGCCTGGAAGAAGCACCAGCAGGAATGGCACCAAGAGGCCTAGTAAGCTTGCCAAGTGCAGAACATTTGTGTCAAGGCTCAGCAGCTCAGATGTTTAACAGCATTCCCCTAAGGCCATCACTCCCCTAAGGACAGCCCCTGGTTTACCACCAGGACCAAGGATAGGTGTGGGATCTCCACAGAAGTGCTGTGTTTCTCCTTTCCAGGTGTTCCGCTGGGGTTTGCCATGACTTTCCATTAGTGATGTGTGGAGGGCACAATGTGGCCCTAATGCTGCAAATGCCTTGTTTCCAGGTGAGTGGTTACTGAGTTGCTGTGCTGATTGTGGTGACTCAGGACAGCTGGATGCTGCTGTATCCCCTGGCACAGTGCACACATTGTCTCTGCCCTCCTGGGTTAACGAGGAATCTTGGATTACACCAAGAGTAGCTTGAAATAGGAGACTCCTGATGCTGTGGAAACACCAGTTGTGATAGGAGGACAGTTATGGAAGCAACCATATGTTTTTGTGCTCCCTTTTTACTCTTCCAAATTATGCAACTGATTTCTGACATTTCTTAATATATCAAACTAGTGCATAAACAGTAAGACAGTAATGAAATGCCAGATAATTATTATTGCTACCCAAATATCTGAGCATACAAATAATATGATAACAAAATTAATAGATTAACTAATCTATTTTATATACCCCATGTTTATAGAAGCACTCTAGTTCATCTACATGGCATAGTCAACTCATAATTTAACAGTAAGACTCATCTTTTACCTGGTCAAAACTGCCTTCTTATTTATGCTTTCTTGCAGAAAAACAGTAACGCCCCAATTCAGATTCTTCCCTTTCATCTATGTGGGACTCTGACAGCTTGTTCTCTGCtgtaaaaattaagattttttttttctgctattcaAGTGAGAGATTtgatttcacaaaataaaagaaCTCTAGTTCTTGGGAAGCAGGAACATTAAACACATTTTCACAGTCAGTGGCCAAAATCAAAATGTGGCTTCCGATGTTACTAAAAGCCGCAAAATGTCACAACAATAAGGCTGCTGAATCCTAGATGAGGAGAGTTATTCAGGCTAAACAGCACTCCAAGTGCATCAGCATTAAACTGCTTTTCTCAACAGACCAGAGGCACATCCACACTCCTGTCTGTctccaacaaaaaacccacacacgTTATGACAAAATAAGCAATCCTCTCTTTTGGAGTGATATAATTAAACACCTCACTAGGTTTTGATGACAAGTGCATAGCCCTTCCATGGATCCAAATTCAGCCCTGTTGTCAGCACATGCATGGCCACTGATTATAACaaatttctatttaaaagaCACAAGTTATTTTACACAGCAGGTGCTGGAACTCGCAGCCAGCCAGCAGAGATTGGGACACTCCAGTATAAGCAGAGAGGACGATGGATAATGCACCCGTAATAGGCAAACACACGTCACTAGGAATTGCTACAGAGCCAGGTCTGGCCCACTGGAGTTATCAGCCCTAGTGAATTTTGCTGCATACCTGGAGAGGGCTTGGCCTCCTGGCCAGTAAATTGCCCAGAAAGGGTCCCCATAAGGCCACAGGTCAGGTTTTTCTCTCCAGAACCGGCAGCGAGGGGTGAGGAGGCGCAGCCGGATCTCTGGTGTGAGGTGCCCGCTGTTGGTGACCTCGGTGTTCTCCTCCAAAAACGCCCTCACCTCAGGGTTCAGAGACTTGCCTGTGCTCCAGTGGCAGCAGCGCTTCCAGCACAGAGAGGGGCCTCCCCTCCTGCTTCTCCACACCTTGGCAAGGGTGTTCTGCCTGCCCAAGAGGAGGAGCCACTTCCAGCCATGGAAGGCCATGCTTCCCCAAGGACACCAGCTTTCCTCAGGAGAGCTCAGAGCACAGCTTATCTGAAGCAAGTGATGAGGCACAAAGCTTGAAACGAACTCACAGGATGTTGTTTTTCATGGTGATGGATGACAATTCCTGAAAGGAGAAAAGTGCTACGTAAGTGATACTTCTTTAATGACTTCAAGGCTTTGCACCACCAGGGACTTTAAGAAGAGGAGATCCCTGTGCTCTTGTGCCTTGCCCCTGCCCAGTCTTAAGGCTGAAAGAAGTGGTATTCAATGAAGCAGCTATCAAGAGACCCATTCAGAAGAGTACTCTGAACTTACCCAGTGAGAAACAACCAGTTAGTGGGACAGCCGATAGAGCTAAAAATTGAGTGTGCAAACTTTTAACATGTCTCTCCCTCTGCCCTGAAGATATACACCCAACAATCTACTCCCTTTTAGGGTTCTTCACTGAATCTTCAGATTTTGCAGGAAGACTCTGGCATTGCAGGGCCTGTGGACATAGCAGTGGTTATCAGTAGGTTGCTTGAAGAGACAGCATTAATTACCTGTTTTATAATGGTGATGAATCTTTAtacaaaaacatgtttttaaagGCAAGCAATTAaatttcctctctctccctAAGATTTATCAATCTGCCAGCTCcaaaactgacaaaaaaaaaaaaaaaccccaaaactgctcTTAACCAGAGTAGTCCCAATTCATTGCATTTCAGTCTGTTTTTTAAAGGATTGGTTAGTCTTATTGTGCAATAGTCTCATGTGGATGCTGTCAGTTGCAGAAGAAAGCAGACCTCCATCCCTGTAGCCCACTCTGGGACACCATATAAACATGTTCCAAGCTGTCTGAAGAGAGAAACTGAATCCAACACATTTAAATTAAGTTTTTAAAAGGTGATACATTCAGACTGGACAGCCTTGTCACACCACTCAAGGTGTGTAGTACACTTCACACAAACAATGAAGGAGAATGAAAGATTGGTATGTCAGAGTTTAGATTCATTTAAGAATCAAGAGCATGGAGAGTGGAGAGCCACAGCACTGCATTGAGAGGCAAAGGAAGAGCCTCTCAGCACTTTATCACCAAACTTTCCTCACCTGCCTTCTCTTGCAGACCCTGGGCCTTTCCTATGCTGATTCTGCGAGTACACTCAGCAAGAAGTGGCCTGAAGGGAGAGGAAATGttttccagcctccctgcttAGATCTCCTTCACCATCCATTAGTATTTCTGtatcctttttccttcttcacctTGCTCTctaatttcttttcaataaCTCAGACTTCCTTGCTTCAGGACACAGCTTTTGAACCTCCCCTGAAACTGATGACCAGAAAGCATTTCAGGCCTGTTCTTCCACAACAGCAAGACTACAAgtacaaacaaacaagaaactGAACTCGTTgttttgtaattgttttctctcttctgcagTGGTTTTCACAAACCAGCAAAATAatgcatgaagaaaaaaaaactttcatcCCAGCCCCGACTATTTTTCACAAAAGAATCATGGACAACTTCAAGTTGTGCAGGTTGTCCTTAAAACTAGACAAAGGGACAACAGGAAGAATATGCCAGTGAAAGAGTCTTAACACTTTGTATTTATTAGATcggtttttctttatttgtctGTATCTTTAGAAAAAAAGTCATACATGTTTAGTGGTATTTTTGTTGTGTGCTGGCCTCTGCTTTAAGTACTAGCTTTAGTTTCATCACTTACTAAGACGTTAAGCTGTGAACTTCACACTCTGTTATTTAGGCTGATACTCCCACTAAATCTTTGTTTAAATCATTGGCTAAAGGCTTTATGTTTctattacaaataaatacacacGATcaaacattttgcatttttccacACTAGAGAATGCCACTCAGCAGAGTCCATGTAATTAATGAATGCAATTAGCAAATGCCTTCCTTCTTGAAGGCAGAGCTCTATAATCCTCATCTGCCTAAGGGAAGCATGATGTTAACTGCAATCAATTGGAGAGATAAATCTTGTCAGCAAATGCTGTATGCTGGCTTTTCTCCACGAATTGCTGCAAATTAGCAGGGCTGAGATCCTGGAGCATTTatttcgtgtcacaatggttaCTCTCCTGAAATTAATCATCAGTACCTGCCAAGAGCTCAGTGCTCAAGATGCCAAACTGAGCTTAAATGCTTAGTGAGGGAAGGCATCAGGATGGACATCCCTGTGTTTGACACTCCTGGCCCATCCATCTTACAGGGAATAAAGTGAGGATGGATAACAGGATGGACATCCCTGTGTCTGACACTCCTGGCCTGTCCATCTTACAGGGAATAAAATCAGGATGGATAACAGGATGGACATCCCTGTGTTTGACACTCCTGGCCCATCCATCTTACAGGGAATAAAATCAGGATGGATAACAGGATGGATATCCCTGTGTCTGACACTCCTGGCCTGTCCATCTTACAGGGAATAAAATCAGGATGGATAACAGGATGGATATCCCTGTGTTTGACACTCCTGGCCTGTCCATCTTACAGGGAATAAAATCAGGATGGATAACAGGATGGATATCCCTGTGTTTGACACTCCTGGCCTGTCCATCTTACACGGAATAAAATCAGGATGGATAACAGGATGGATATCCCTGTGTTTGACACTCCTGGCCCGTCCATCTTACAGGGAATAAAATCAGGATGGATAACAGGATGGATATCCCTGTGTTTGACACTCCTGGCCTGTCCATCTTACAGGGAATAAAGTGAGGATGGATAACAGGATGGATATCCCTGTGTTTGACACTCCTGGCCTGTCCATCTTACAGGGAATAAAATCAGGATGGATAACAGGATGGATATCCCTGTGTTTGACACTCCTGGCCTGTCCATCTTACACGGAATAAAATCAGGCTGGATATCCCTGCATTTGACACTACCGGCCTGCCCCTCTTACTATAAATCAGTGGGCGAGTAGAACTTGGACCAGAAGGCAAAACGTAGCAAAACACATAAGAAAACCTCACCTCCCCCCCGCCAAAAAACCCCGAAACCCTAAACCAAACCCCAATTTCTACGAAATTTAAgctttggggtgattttttttttattatttttaaggcaGCAAGAGCCGTCCAAAGCCCAACCACCCCGCCCCACCTTGCCCCCGGGGGATGCCAGCCCTCCCCACGCCCGCTCGGCGAGGGAGGCAAACGCCGCCCGCGCCGCGGGCCGAgcggccggggccgccccgccgccatCGCCGCTCGGCTCGCCCGGCACAGCGGCCGCAGGCCTCGGCAGCACGGGCAGCTCCCGGCCGGGGCaaggggacagccgggcccgctgcccggcccggccggagCTCCCGGCCCGCACGTAcctgccgctgccgccgccgccgggccggggccgggccggggccgggccgggccgcgctcccgccgcccgcccgcccgcccttAAAGCGGCAGCGCCGGAGCCGCCGGCGCCTCCGCTGGAGCCCGGGCCGCTTCTCTTCCCCGTCCTGCGGCGCCTGCCCCGCTCCGAGTGCGGACCCCTGCTCGGTGCCGTGGGCTTGCTCCGCTCCTAATGCGTTTGAAAGGCTTTTCCGAAAGGCGTGCGCCAGTGCGACCTAGCCCTGTGTTTAAAAACGCTGATAAAAATCCACGCGGGAAAAGCAGCGATAACACACGTCCCAGCTGAACGGCAGCGAAAATgaggggttttttccccttcgCACGTCAGATCGAGGGCGCTGTCAATCCGGTGTGGCCCAGGGGAAGCTCTCCAGCCTCTCGGAGACCGCAGGCAGCGGCCGCCCAGAGAGCGCCCGGTGCCGGCTCTGGCCTCGGGCAAGCGGGACCTCTGCCCGCTCCTCTGCTGCGCCCGTCCCGCCTGCTCCGTCCGTCCTGTCCGTATTTCTGCTGCTCGAAAGATCCCTTCGCTTCTCCCCCCGGACCCTCTCCGGTGTGGACAGGAGAGAGGGGGCTTGCCGTGTTGTTGCTGTCCCTCAGGAGGCAGGTAAGACACACCTACACCTGCAAACGCTGGTGTTTCCTCCGAGACCTCGAAGTGGCCACATTTTCACGTGGCAGTGACTAGGACACATTGGCGTGGGACAAGGAACCAAACCCACCTGCATCCCCTCCAATTCCCCAGTTTCTGAGGTTGACAGAAATCTTCCCTAATGGGCTCACCTCCCTCTGAGACCACTGAGACTCCCCAGCAGCTTCCAACTAGCCTCTGCTCCATCTCCAGTCCCATCTGCTGGGATTTAGGGAATACGAGCAGCTTCTGAAGGTTCTCTACCTTCCTGGTGGGACAAAGTGTACCAAATTTCTCGCGCTGCGTTTTTGAAAGGCTCTTGTGCATTGCCCGAGGTGATGATTCTGCAGCGCTCGGGGTACCAGCGGTTTAAACCGGGCGATTCCTGAGCCCAAGC
This portion of the Anomalospiza imberbis isolate Cuckoo-Finch-1a 21T00152 chromosome 5, ASM3175350v1, whole genome shotgun sequence genome encodes:
- the ETFBKMT gene encoding electron transfer flavoprotein beta subunit lysine methyltransferase, with amino-acid sequence MAFHGWKWLLLLGRQNTLAKVWRSRRGGPSLCWKRCCHWSTGKSLNPEVRAFLEENTEVTNSGHLTPEIRLRLLTPRCRFWREKPDLWPYGDPFWAIYWPGGQALSRYILDNPQVVKGRSVLDLGSGCGATAIAAVMSGASQVLANDIDPIAGMAMILNCELNHLNPFPITIKNIINSEAGNWDLIVLGDMFYDEQLADGLHHWLQKCIRIYQTEVLIGDPGRHQFLSHSIRSQLHKVIEYSLPEHTRQENYGLTSSTVWSYQPSNSLDNS